The Episyrphus balteatus chromosome 4, idEpiBalt1.1, whole genome shotgun sequence genome includes a window with the following:
- the LOC129919364 gene encoding mucin-2-like, with protein MTCDDGSYFDPQTKDCKEDVHNVCQVTPSPSGDRCIDFAAGTCYEHENNCAKYYMCVGGVSLEMKCDYNYFYDKKLGCCAEDTKKECQYSRTTMRPKPTTKSTTKQTTKKTTKKTTKTPTRSTKRTSSTKKTPTATSTPTKSTNSTTTPRRSTSPKTSSVKPTGTTRNPTKSTLSTEKTISPTPTTNTSTRTSKQTKPSYSTSTSTTSSTGTPNNTTISPTTRKTTKASPSSTTTTKKGSSTTPTTKTTTKVSSSSTSTTKKGGSTTTPTSTGTSTPTKPNNSNSTTPGSTSSTGTPNNTTLSTETTTKASSSSTSTTKKGSSTTPTTETTTKVSSSSTSTTKKGGSTTTPTSTGTSTPTKPNNSNSTTPGSTSSTGTPNNTTLSTETTTKASSSSTSTTKKGSSTTPTTETTTKVSSSSTSTTKNGGSTTTPTSTGTSTPTKPNNSNSTTPGSTSSTGTPNNTTLSTETTTKASSSSTSTTKKGSSTTPTTETTTKVSSSSTSTTKKGGSTTTPTSTGTSTPTKPNNSNSTTPGSTSSTGTPNNTTLSTETTTKASSSSTSTTKKGSSTTPTTETTTKVSSSSTSTTKNGGSTTTPTSTGTSTPTKPNNSNSTTPGSTSSTGTPNNTTLSTETTTKASSSSTSTTKKGSSTTPTTETTTKVSSSSTSTTKKGGSTTTPTSTGTSTPTKPNNSNSTTPGSTSSTGTPNNTTLSTETTTKTSSSSTSTTKNGSSTTATKRTQKTSTSRKTATPTEPNSSTLSSSSTGTPNNTTISPTTRKTTKASPSSTTTTKKGSSTTPTTKTTTKVSSSSTSTTKKGGSTTTPTSTETSTPTKPNNSNSTTPGSTSSTGTPNNTTLSTETTTKASSSSTSTTKKGSSTTPTTETTTKVSSSSTSTTKKGGSTTTPTSTGTSTPTEPNSSTLSSSSTGTPNNTTISPTTRKTTKASPSSTTTTKKGSSTTPTTETTTKVSSSSTSTTKKGGSTTTPTSTGTSTPTKPNNSNSTTPGSTSSTGTPNNTTLSTETTTKASSSSTSTTKKGSSTTPTTETTTKVSSSSTSTTKKGGSTTTPTSTGTSTPTKPNNSNSTTPGSTSSTGTPNNTTLSTETTTKASSSSTSTTKKGSSTTPTTETTTKVSSSSTSTTKKGGSTTTPTSTGTSTPTEPNSSTLSSSSTGTPNNTTISPTTRKTTKASPSSTTTTKKGSSTTPTTETTTKVSSSSTSTTKKGGSTTTPTSTGTSTPTKPNNSNSTTPGSTSSTGTPNNTTLSTETTTKASSSSTSTTKKGSSTTPTTETTTKVSSSSTSTTKKGGSTTTPTSTGTSTPTKPNNSNSTTPGSTSSTGTPNNTTLSTETTTKASSSSTSTTKKGSSTTPTTETTIKVSSSSTSTTKKGGSTTTPTSTGTSTPTEPNSSTLSSSSTGTPNNTTISPTTRKTTKASPSSTTTTKKGSSTTPTTETTTKVSSSSTSTTKKGGSTTTPTSTGTSTPTKPNNSNSTTPGSTSSTGTPNNTTLSTETTTKASSSSTSTTKKGSSTTPTTETTTKVSSSSTSTTKKGGSTTTPKSTGTSTPTKPNNSNSTTPGSTSSTGTPNNTTLSTETTTKTSSSSTSTTKNGSSTTATKRTQKTSTSRKTATPTEPNSSTLSSSSTGTPNNTTISPTTTVGTKSTSKAPTVSPTASPNSTGPTGPTKSTRPTRPTKPTLPTPSTKPTATPTSKTTPSTTTSSRTSKPTKPNNSTPSGTPNNTTISPTTTVGTKSTSKAPTVSSTASPNSTRPTGPTKSTRPTRPTKPTLPTPSTKPTATPTSKTTPSTTTSSRTSKPTKPNNSTPSSTSTGTPNNTTISPTTTVGTKSTSKAPTGSPNSTRPTGPTKSTRPTRPTKPTLPTPSTEPTATPTSKTTPSTTTSSTGPTKSTRPTRPTNTTPSTKPTATPTSKTTPSTTTSSRTSKPTKPNNSTPSSTSTRTPNNTTISPTTRKTTKPTTKTSVSPTTTTKKGGSTTRKTTKKPTRRTTKKPCDMTPTKKRTTTTIRSSTRRPTKPTTKSTSQTTSKTTPKTVSTRSTPSTARTNPTTKGSKPSTTPTNTTVPSSSTTTTSSTTPDSTGITMSSQEPITDESSTSEEPTTSEEPTTSEEPTTSEEPTTSEEPTTSEEPTTSEEPTTSEEPTTSEEPTTVTDESTPPNNGSTLPTKYPTRPTRTSPTPSTKRPRTTRPTPSTKRPRPTTSTKRPRPTRPTRPTRPTKPTTTPPSNTTQGTSSTYTSTEGTNSTSNQSTTSITPTNATVTSVSTTTTSPTLNTTSSTSTSEKPTTPKEPTTSEEPTTVTDESTPPNNGSTLSTKYPTRPTRPTRPTPTKSTTTPSSNTTQETSSTNTSTEGTSSTSNQSTPSITPTNATVTSVSTTTTSPTLNTTSSTSTSEKPTTPKEPTTSEEPTTFTDESTPPNNGSTLSTKYPTRPTRPTRPTPTKSTTTPSSNTTQETSSTNTSTEGTSSTSNQSTPSITPTNATVTSVSTTTTSPTLNTTSSTSTSEKPTTPKEPTTSEEPTTFTDESTPPNNGSTLSTKYPTRPTRPTRPTRPTPTKSTTTPPSNTTQGTSSTNTSTEGTSSTSNQSTPSITPTNATVTSVSTTTTSPTLNTTSSTSTSEKPTTPKEPTTSEEPTTFTDESTPPNNGSTLPTKYPTSTARPTKRTRSTTTKKTTTTPSSTTMSSTTTTPEEPTTTEEPTTEESTTTMDGCGGEHSTDESTSTTDEITITSELPSTDDTSTTMDDC; from the coding sequence ATGACATGTGATGACGGATCATATTTTGACCCGCAAACGAAGGACTGCAAGGAAGATGTTCATAACGTGTGCCAGGTAACACCATCTCCCTCCGGAGATCGTTGCATTGACTTCGCGGCAGGAACATGTTACGAACATGAGAACAACTGTGCAAAATATTATATGTGTGTTGGCGGTGTTTCTTTGGAGATGAAATGTGACTATAATTATTTCTATGACAAAAAATTGGGATGTTGTGCTGAGGATACCAAGAAAGAATGTCAATACTCCAGAACGACTATGAGGCCGAAACCAACGACAAAATCGACCACAAAACAAACCACTAAGAAAACTACAAAAAAGACGACAAAGACTCCAACGAGATCAACAAAAAGAACATCGTCCACTAAAAAAACTCCGACAGCTACTTCAACACCAACAAAGTCCACCAACTCAACTACAACCCCTAGACGGTCAACTAGTCCGAAAACTAGTTCTGTAAAACCAACCGGAACTACAAGGAATCCAACAAAATCAACTTTATCCACCGAAAAGACAATTTCACCAACTCCGACAACCAATACAAGTACAAGaacttcaaaacaaacaaagccCAGTTATTCAACTTCAACTTCAACAACTAGTTCAACCGGAACACCAAATAATACAACAATTTCACCGACCACCCGAAAAACAACTAAGGCATCACCTAGTTCCACTACAACCACCAAAAAAGGAAGTTCAACCACTCCGACGACTAAAACTACAACAAAGGTATCATCTAGTTCTACTTCAACTACCAAAAAAGGAGGTTCAACCACAACTCCGACAAGTACAGGAACTTCAACACCAACAAAGCCCAATAATTCAAATTCAACTACTCCAGGGTCCACAAGTTCAACCGGTACACCAAATAATACAACTTTATCAACCGAAACTACAACAAAGGCATCATCTAGTTCCACTTCAACCACCAAAAAAGGAAGTTCAACCACTCCGACGACTGAAACTACAACAAAGGTATCATCTAGTTCTACTTCAACTACCAAAAAAGGAGGTTCAACCACAACTCCGACAAGTACAGGAACTTCAACACCAACAAAGCCCAATAATTCAAATTCAACTACTCCAGGGTCCACAAGTTCAACCGGTACACCAAATAATACAACTTTATCAACCGAAACTACAACAAAGGCATCATCTAGTTCCACTTCAACCACCAAAAAAGGAAGTTCAACCACTCCGACGACTGAAACTACAACAAAGGTATCATCTAGTTCTACTTCAACTACCAAAAATGGAGGTTCAACCACAACTCCGACAAGTACAGGAACTTCAACACCAACAAAGCCCAATAATTCAAATTCAACTACTCCAGGGTCCACAAGTTCAACCGGTACACCAAATAATACAACTTTATCAACCGAAACTACAACAAAGGCATCATCTAGTTCCACTTCAACCACCAAAAAAGGAAGTTCAACCACTCCGACGACTGAAACTACAACAAAGGTATCATCTAGTTCTACTTCAACTACCAAAAAAGGAGGTTCAACCACAACTCCGACAAGTACAGGAACTTCAACACCAACAAAGCCCAATAATTCAAATTCAACTACTCCAGGGTCCACAAGTTCAACCGGTACACCAAATAATACAACTTTATCAACCGAAACTACAACAAAGGCATCATCTAGTTCCACTTCAACCACCAAAAAAGGAAGTTCAACCACTCCGACGACTGAAACTACAACAAAGGTATCATCTAGTTCTACTTCAACTACCAAAAATGGAGGTTCAACCACAACTCCGACAAGTACAGGAACTTCAACACCAACAAAGCCCAATAATTCAAATTCAACTACTCCAGGGTCCACAAGTTCAACCGGTACACCAAATAATACAACTTTATCAACCGAAACTACAACAAAGGCATCATCTAGTTCCACTTCAACCACCAAAAAAGGAAGTTCAACCACTCCGACGACTGAAACTACAACAAAGGTATCATCTAGTTCTACTTCAACTACCAAAAAAGGAGGTTCAACCACAACTCCGACAAGTACAGGAACTTCAACACCAACAAAGCCCAATAATTCAAATTCAACTACTCCAGGGTCCACAAGTTCAACCGGTACACCAAATAATACAACTTTATCAACCGAAACTACAACAAAGACATCATCTAGTTCCACTTCAACCACCAAAAACGGAAGTTCAACCACTGCTACAAAAAGAACTCAGAAAACCAGTACAAGTAGAAAAACCGCAACACCAACAGAGCCCAATAGTTCAACTTTAAGCTCTAGTTCAACCGGAACACCAAATAATACAACAATTTCACCGACCACCCGAAAAACAACTAAGGCATCACCTAGTTCTACTACAACCACCAAAAAAGGAAGTTCAACCACTCCGACGACTAAAACTACAACAAAGGTATCATCTAGTTCTACTTCAACTACCAAAAAAGGAGGTTCAACCACAACCCCGACAAGTACAGAAACTTCAACACCAACAAAGCCCAATAATTCAAATTCAACTACTCCAGGGTCCACAAGTTCAACCGGTACACCAAATAATACAACTTTATCAACCGAAACTACAACAAAGGCATCATCTAGTTCCACTTCAACCACCAAAAAAGGAAGTTCAACCACTCCGACGACTGAAACTACAACAAAGGTATCATCTAGTTCTACTTCAACTACCAAAAAAGGAGGTTCAACCACAACTCCGACAAGTACAGGAACTTCAACACCAACAGAGCCCAATAGTTCAACTTTAAGCTCTAGTTCAACCGGAACACCAAATAATACAACAATTTCACCGACCACCCGAAAAACAACTAAGGCATCACCTAGTTCTACTACAACCACCAAAAAAGGAAGTTCAACCACTCCGACGACTGAAACTACAACAAAGGTATCATCTAGTTCTACTTCAACTACCAAAAAAGGAGGTTCAACCACAACTCCGACAAGTACAGGAACTTCAACACCAACAAAGCCCAATAATTCAAATTCAACTACTCCAGGGTCCACAAGTTCAACCGGTACACCAAATAATACAACTTTATCAACCGAAACTACAACAAAGGCATCATCTAGTTCCACTTCAACCACCAAAAAAGGAAGTTCAACCACTCCGACGACTGAAACTACAACAAAGGTATCATCTAGTTCTACTTCAACTACCAAAAAAGGAGGTTCAACCACAACTCCGACAAGTACAGGAACTTCAACACCAACAAAGCCCAATAATTCAAATTCAACTACTCCAGGGTCCACAAGTTCAACCGGTACACCAAATAATACAACTTTATCAACCGAAACTACAACAAAGGCATCATCTAGTTCCACTTCAACCACCAAAAAAGGAAGTTCAACCACTCCGACGACTGAAACTACAACAAAGGTATCATCTAGTTCTACTTCAACTACCAAAAAAGGAGGTTCAACCACAACTCCGACAAGTACAGGAACTTCAACACCAACAGAGCCCAATAGTTCAACTTTAAGCTCTAGTTCAACCGGAACACCAAATAATACAACAATTTCACCGACCACCCGAAAAACAACTAAGGCATCACCTAGTTCTACTACAACCACCAAAAAAGGAAGTTCAACCACTCCGACGACTGAAACTACAACAAAGGTATCATCTAGTTCTACTTCAACTACCAAAAAAGGAGGTTCAACCACAACTCCGACAAGTACAGGAACTTCAACACCAACAAAGCCCAATAATTCAAATTCAACTACTCCAGGGTCCACAAGTTCAACCGGTACACCAAATAATACAACTTTATCAACCGAAACTACAACAAAGGCATCATCTAGTTCCACTTCAACCACCAAAAAAGGAAGTTCAACCACTCCGACGACTGAAACTACAACAAAGGTATCATCTAGTTCTACTTCAACTACCAAAAAAGGAGGTTCAACCACAACTCCGACAAGTACAGGAACTTCAACACCAACAAAGCCCAATAATTCAAATTCAACTACTCCAGGGTCCACAAGTTCAACCGGTACACCAAATAATACAACTTTATCAACCGAAACTACAACAAAGGCATCATCTAGTTCCACTTCAACCACCAAAAAAGGAAGTTCAACCACTCCGACGACTGAAACTACAATAAAGGTATCATCTAGTTCTACTTCAACTACCAAAAAAGGAGGTTCAACCACAACTCCGACAAGTACAGGAACTTCAACACCAACAGAGCCCAATAGTTCAACTTTAAGCTCTAGTTCAACCGGAACACCAAATAATACAACAATTTCACCGACCACCCGAAAAACAACTAAGGCATCACCTAGTTCTACTACAACCACCAAAAAAGGAAGTTCAACCACTCCGACGACTGAAACTACAACAAAGGTATCATCTAGTTCTACTTCAACTACCAAAAAAGGAGGTTCAACCACAACTCCGACAAGTACAGGAACTTCAACACCAACAAAGCCCAATAATTCAAATTCAACTACTCCAGGGTCCACAAGTTCAACCGGTACACCAAATAATACAACTTTATCAACCGAAACTACAACAAAGGCATCATCTAGTTCCACTTCAACCACCAAAAAAGGAAGTTCAACCACTCCGACGACTGAAACTACAACAAAGGTATCATCTAGTTCTACTTCAACTACCAAAAAAGGAGGTTCAACCACAACTCCGAAAAGTACAGGAACTTCAACACCAACAAAGCCCAATAATTCAAATTCAACTACTCCAGGGTCCACAAGTTCAACCGGTACACCAAATAATACAACTTTATCAACCGAAACTACAACAAAGACATCATCTAGTTCCACTTCAACCACCAAAAACGGAAGTTCAACCACTGCTACAAAAAGAACTCAGAAAACCAGTACAAGTAGAAAAACCGCAACACCAACAGAGCCCAATAGTTCAACTTTAAGCTCTAGTTCAACCGGAACACCAAATAATACAACAATTTCACCGACCACCACAGTGGGAACAAAGTCCACATCGAAAGCACCAACAGTTTCTCCAACTGCTTCACCGAATTCCACTGGTCCAACTGGTCCAACTAAATCAACTCGTCCTACTCGTCCAACGAAACCAACTCTTCCAACTCCGTCCACCAAGCCCACTGCAACACCAACTTCAAAAACAACTCCGTCAACCACTACAAGTTCAAGAACTTCAAAACCAACCAAGCCCAATAATTCAACTCCAAGCGGAACACCAAATAATACAACAATTTCACCGACCACCACAGTGGGAACAAAGTCCACATCGAAAGCACCAACAGTTTCTTCAACTGCTTCACCGAATTCCACTCGTCCAACTGGTCCAACTAAATCAACTCGTCCTACTCGTCCAACGAAACCGACTCTTCCAACTCCGTCCACCAAGCCCACTGCAACACCAACTTCAAAAACAACTCCGTCAACCACTACAAGTTCAAGAACTTCAAAACCAACCAAGCCCAATAATTCAACTCCAAGCTCTACTTCAACCGGAACACCAAATAATACAACAATTTCACCGACCACCACAGTGGGAACAAAGTCCACATCGAAAGCACCAACAGGTTCACCGAATTCCACTCGTCCAACTGGTCCAACTAAATCAACTCGCCCCACTCGTCCAACGAAACCAACTCTTCCAACTCCGTCCACCGAGCCCACTGCAACACCAACTTCAAAAACAACTCCGTCAACCACTACAAGTTCAACTGGTCCAACTAAATCAACTCGTCCTACTCGTCCAACGAATACAACTCCGTCCACCAAGCCCACTGCAACACCAACTTCAAAAACAACTCCGTCAACCACTACAAGTTCAAGAACTTCAAAACCAACCAAGCCCAATAATTCAACTCCAAGCTCTACTTCAACCAGAACACCAAATAATACAACAATTTCACCGACCACCCGAAAAACAACTAAACCTACAACAAAGACATCAGTAAGTCCCACTACAACCACCAAAAAAGGAGGTTCGACCACCCGAAAAACAACAAAGAAACCAACTAGACGCACAACAAAAAAACCATGTGACAtgacaccaacaaaaaaaaggaccaCCACAACAATTCGATCTTCGACGCGTCGTCCAAccaaaccaacaacaaaatcaaCATCGCAAACAACTTCAAAAACAACTCCAAAAACAGTTTCAACTAGATCGACACCGTCCACAGCAAGAACAAACCCAACAACGAAAGGATCAAAGCCTTCCACTACTCCAACCAATACTACAGTACCATCATCCTCAACGACAACAACAAGTTCCACAACTCCCGACTCAACTGGAATAACTATGAGTTCACAAGAACCTATCACAGACGAATCATCGACATCTGAAGAACCAACGACATCCGAGGAACCAACGACATCTGAGGAACCAACGACATCCGAGGAACCAACGACATCCGAGGAACCAACGACATCCGAGGAACCAACGACATCCGAGGAACCAACGACATCCGAGGAACCAACGACATCCGAGGAACCAACAACGGTTACAGACGAGTCAACACCACCGAACAATGGTTCCACTTTACCAACAAAATATCCAACTCGTCCTACTCGAACTAGTCCAACTCCTTCAACTAAACGCCCTCGGACTACTCGCCCAACTCCTTCAACTAAACGCCCTCGCCCAACTACTTCAACTAAACGCCCTCGGCCTACTCGCCCAACTCGTCCAACTCGCCCAACAAAGCCCACTACAACACCACCTTCAAATACAACCCAAGGAACAAGTTCAACTTACACTTCCACAGAAGGAACAAACTCCACATCAAACCAATCAACAACTTCCATAACTCCAACCAATGCTACAGTAACATCAGTCTCAACGACAACAACAAGTCCCACTCTCAACACAACTTCATCAACATCGACATCTGAAAAACCAACGACACCCAAGGAACCAACTACATCTGAAGAGCCAACAACGGTTACAGACGAGTCAACACCACCGAACAATGGTTCCACTTTATCAACAAAATATCCAACTCGCCCAACTCGTCCAACTCGACCAACTCCCACCAAGTCCACTACAACACCATCTTCAAATACAACCCAAGAAACAAGTTCAACTAACACTTCCACAGAAGGAACAAGCTCCACATCAAACCAATCAACACCTTCCATAACTCCAACCAATGCTACAGTAACATCAGTCTCAACGACAACAACAAGTCCCACTCTCAACACAACTTCATCAACATCGACATCTGAAAAACCAACGACACCCAAGGAACCAACTACATCTGAGGAGCCAACAACGTTTACAGACGAGTCAACACCACCGAACAATGGTTCCACTTTATCAACAAAATATCCAACTCGCCCAACTCGTCCAACTCGACCAACTCCCACCAAGTCCACTACAACACCATCTTCAAATACAACCCAAGAAACAAGTTCAACTAACACTTCCACAGAAGGAACAAGCTCCACATCAAACCAATCAACACCTTCCATAACTCCAACCAATGCTACAGTAACATCAGTCTCAACGACAACAACAAGTCCCACTCTCAACACAACTTCATCAACATCGACATCTGAAAAACCAACGACACCCAAGGAACCAACTACATCTGAGGAGCCAACAACGTTTACAGACGAGTCAACACCACCGAACAATGGTTCCACTTTATCAACAAAATATCCAACTCGTCCTACTCGTCCAACTCGTCCAACTCGTCCAACTCCCACCAAGTCCACTACAACACCACCTTCAAATACAACCCAAGGTACAAGTTCAACTAACACTTCCACAGAAGGAACAAGCTCCACATCAAACCAATCAACACCTTCCATAACTCCAACCAATGCTACAGTAACATCAGTCTCAACGACAACAACAAGTCCCACTCTCAACACAACTTCATCAACATCGACATCTGAAAAACCAACGACACCCAAGGAACCAACTACATCTGAGGAGCCAACTACGTTTACAGACGAGTCAACACCACCGAACAATGGTTCCACTTTACCAACAAAATATCCAACTAGTACTGCTCGTCCAACTAAACGCACTCGTTCAACTACCACCAAAAAGACCACTACAACACCATCTTCAACTACTATGagttcaacaacaacaacacctgAAGAACCAACAACAACCGAAGagccaacaacagaagaatcaacaacaacaatggaTGGTTGTGGTGGTGAACACTCAACAGATGAATCAACTTCAACGACAGACGAGATCACAATAACTTCAGAACTTCCCAGCACAGATGATACTTCAACAACAATGGACGATTGCTGA